Proteins from a single region of Methanobrevibacter sp.:
- a CDS encoding type II toxin-antitoxin system RelE/ParE family toxin gives MEIEFKRSAFKQLKYYKKKNPIAYKLIREKLGEIIEDPNDNSYEKVKKYPKYKRARKGNYRICFKVEENCIYIGRIEIRSKVYQ, from the coding sequence ATGGAAATTGAATTTAAAAGGTCTGCTTTTAAGCAATTAAAATATTACAAAAAGAAAAATCCTATTGCATATAAGTTAATTCGTGAGAAATTGGGGGAAATTATTGAGGATCCTAATGATAACAGCTATGAAAAAGTAAAAAAATATCCTAAATATAAGCGGGCTAGGAAAGGTAATTATCGGATATGTTTTAAGGTAGAGGAGAATTGTATTTATATTGGTCGTATAGAAATTAGATCGAAAGTGTATCAA